A single genomic interval of Aureliella helgolandensis harbors:
- a CDS encoding esterase-like activity of phytase family protein, whose protein sequence is MFTQPPKRFKVASLAWGVCSILLAIPPQAAVAQCAVELIGKASISGQALDLSKASNPLAEGVPHNLLGGFSAVEYWGDHQCVLLSDRGPLDGAVDYRCRFHEFQLHIQEGAKDPVTLTLVGTRLFTDPQRRQFTGLAAGFEPTQHLAGRFDAEGIRRLGENWVVSDEYGPDLIEFSPTGRELRRFAVPTDWRIQYPSADRDEEGAMNPTGRLNNNGLEGLAITPQGTLVSLLQRPLMQDSHRTETGWFEGVNCRMLEIHASDGTLGRQFVYQLDLESNKLNEILALDEHRFLTIERDGKAGADAKVKHIMLIDTSTATDVSKIERLPSHELPAAILPVAKQVYIDMLDPTFGLAGDEMPEKIEGLAFGPRLQDGRRTLLVCSDNDFVPSNPSILYVFALGNDTTSSEEDAEQTPRP, encoded by the coding sequence ATGTTCACCCAGCCCCCCAAACGCTTCAAAGTCGCCTCGCTAGCATGGGGAGTCTGCAGCATTTTGCTCGCAATTCCACCTCAGGCAGCCGTTGCGCAGTGTGCCGTCGAGTTGATCGGGAAAGCAAGCATTTCGGGCCAAGCCCTGGACCTTTCCAAGGCTTCCAATCCGCTGGCAGAGGGAGTGCCCCACAATCTATTGGGAGGATTCTCAGCTGTTGAATATTGGGGTGACCACCAATGCGTACTCCTGAGCGACCGCGGCCCGCTAGACGGCGCCGTCGACTACCGTTGCCGATTCCACGAATTCCAATTGCACATTCAGGAGGGAGCCAAGGATCCGGTAACGCTCACCCTAGTAGGCACGCGATTATTCACCGACCCACAAAGGCGGCAGTTCACGGGATTAGCCGCAGGTTTTGAGCCCACGCAGCACTTGGCGGGTCGCTTCGACGCAGAGGGTATTCGCAGACTTGGAGAGAACTGGGTAGTCTCCGATGAATACGGCCCCGACTTAATTGAATTCTCTCCCACAGGCCGCGAGCTGCGCCGGTTCGCCGTGCCGACTGACTGGCGAATCCAATATCCATCCGCCGATCGAGACGAGGAGGGGGCCATGAATCCCACCGGTCGCCTCAACAACAACGGCTTGGAAGGCCTCGCGATCACGCCCCAAGGTACTTTGGTAAGCCTGCTCCAACGTCCACTCATGCAAGACAGCCATCGCACCGAAACGGGCTGGTTTGAAGGAGTGAACTGTCGCATGCTTGAAATTCACGCCAGCGACGGAACACTGGGACGCCAATTCGTGTATCAACTCGATCTGGAGTCCAACAAGCTGAATGAAATCCTGGCACTCGACGAACATCGATTCTTGACCATTGAACGCGATGGGAAGGCAGGGGCTGACGCCAAGGTCAAGCACATCATGCTGATCGATACGTCCACAGCCACGGATGTTTCCAAGATCGAACGGTTGCCCTCCCACGAATTACCAGCTGCAATTCTGCCGGTCGCTAAGCAGGTCTACATCGACATGCTCGATCCCACCTTCGGCTTGGCTGGTGACGAGATGCCGGAAAAGATCGAAGGCCTGGCGTTCGGACCACGACTGCAGGATGGCCGGCGCACTCTGCTCGTCTGCTCAGACAATGATTTTGTACCGAGCAATCCGAGCATCCTCTACGTGTTTGCCTTGGGCAACGACACCACGTCCAGTGAGGAAGATGCCGAACAGACGCCGCGGCCATGA